A genomic window from Alkalihalobacillus sp. AL-G includes:
- a CDS encoding serine hydrolase, with product MKKKSLLFTLAALIGTSGLFIGGAGTMAEEGQQPHPTIKQKPNKPIQQKQPHPTFSWGEPGPISPVLHPGSARGSGMNAQPLNEIDQVMNTMIEDEVMPGAVTFVARRGHIVKYEAYGYAAQFTDDSKKEMENPIEMSKDTIFDLASISKIFTTTAAMKLYEEGYFELDDPVAKYIPEFAQNGKDDVTIRQLMTHTSGFKAWIPLYTQGKSREDRLQIVFEYPLANAPGTTYTYSDLNMITLGALIERLSGQRLDRFVKEKITEPLGMTDTMYNPPLELKHRIAATEYQPWTDRGLVWGEVHDENAWSLGGVAGHAGVFSTAVDLAKLAHMYTNNGRYGDKQILQPETVQLLAENQIPEFPGDDHGLGWEIQQGWFMDALSSESTLGHTGYTGTSIVVDRNNSTIAILLTNRVHPTRNTVSTNPARRQFARKVADAIPVPIEGNESTWFSGYGDRLHRSLTGEIDLSDEATLSFNSWYRIEAGYDLGFVEVSSDGENWETVEEPMTGGSNWHEVNVHLPSDTEYVRFRYDTDGSVNGRGWYIQDIKVTLSTGQVIEPHFSGNGWELRND from the coding sequence ATGAAAAAGAAATCATTATTGTTTACGCTTGCAGCTTTGATAGGAACATCCGGACTGTTTATAGGAGGTGCAGGTACTATGGCAGAAGAAGGGCAGCAGCCTCATCCGACAATAAAACAAAAGCCGAATAAGCCCATCCAGCAAAAACAACCACACCCAACGTTTTCATGGGGAGAACCAGGACCCATTTCTCCCGTATTGCATCCGGGTTCTGCACGTGGTTCCGGGATGAATGCCCAACCCCTCAACGAAATCGATCAAGTGATGAATACGATGATTGAAGACGAGGTCATGCCCGGTGCTGTTACTTTCGTAGCAAGAAGGGGGCATATCGTTAAATATGAGGCGTATGGTTACGCTGCCCAGTTCACGGATGACAGCAAAAAAGAAATGGAAAACCCGATAGAAATGTCGAAGGATACGATCTTCGACTTAGCCTCCATCAGTAAAATCTTCACTACGACTGCGGCAATGAAGCTTTATGAGGAAGGATATTTTGAATTGGATGATCCTGTTGCGAAATACATTCCGGAATTTGCACAGAATGGAAAGGATGACGTGACAATCAGACAATTGATGACCCATACCTCCGGATTCAAAGCATGGATTCCGCTCTACACACAAGGTAAAAGTCGTGAAGACCGCTTACAAATTGTGTTTGAATATCCTCTTGCCAATGCACCAGGAACAACCTATACATACAGTGATCTTAATATGATAACACTTGGTGCACTCATCGAACGACTATCCGGTCAACGACTTGATCGATTTGTAAAAGAAAAGATCACGGAACCCCTAGGTATGACTGACACGATGTATAACCCACCTCTAGAATTGAAACATCGCATCGCTGCAACCGAATATCAGCCATGGACAGACCGCGGACTCGTTTGGGGTGAGGTCCATGATGAAAATGCATGGTCATTAGGCGGGGTGGCAGGTCACGCAGGTGTTTTTTCAACAGCTGTGGATCTTGCGAAACTTGCCCATATGTACACCAACAATGGACGTTATGGTGATAAACAAATCCTGCAACCTGAAACGGTACAGTTGTTAGCAGAAAACCAAATTCCTGAGTTTCCAGGAGATGACCATGGGCTTGGATGGGAGATCCAGCAAGGCTGGTTCATGGATGCGCTATCCTCAGAATCTACTCTCGGACACACCGGTTATACCGGTACATCCATCGTCGTTGATCGAAACAACTCAACGATTGCGATTCTATTGACCAATCGGGTCCACCCTACACGAAATACCGTTTCTACGAATCCTGCTCGACGTCAGTTTGCTAGAAAAGTAGCCGATGCGATACCGGTTCCGATCGAAGGTAACGAGTCCACATGGTTCTCTGGATACGGGGATCGTTTACATCGTTCACTTACTGGCGAAATCGATCTATCAGATGAGGCGACACTGTCCTTCAACTCTTGGTACCGTATTGAAGCGGGCTATGACCTCGGTTTTGTAGAGGTATCAAGCGATGGCGAAAACTGGGAGACGGTAGAGGAACCGATGACAGGCGGCAGCAATTGGCATGAAGTTAATGTCCATTTGCCGTCAGACACTGAGTATGTGAGGTTCCGATACGATACGGATGGATCTGTCAATGGACGAGGCTGGTACATTCAAGACATCAAGGTAACTCTATCAACCGGTCAAGTGATCGAGCCCCATTTTTCGGGGAACGGCTGGGAGCTTCGAAACGATTAA
- the nagA gene encoding N-acetylglucosamine-6-phosphate deacetylase: MQSTVLTNARIVTEPVIENGFVWIKGERIYKLGDMEECPSLEKSDLVINCEKGEWVIPGMIDVHIHGAGGSDVMDATPDALETMTRLLPEEGTTSFLATTLTSSKSNIEAALKNTAEYVDGKNKPGQAEIVGIHLEGPFINKEKKGAQPEEHIIEPNIDLFDEWQRLSNHLIKLVTLAPELDRDHALVRHLVKTGVIASMGHTSADYDEVQHAVQHGLSHVTHLYNAMTGVHHRDPGAAGAALIMDELMVEIIADGIHAHPEMAKLAFRSKGSGKIVLITDSMRAKCLKNGTYDLGGQAVHVEDGRAELSNGSLAGSVLKLSEGRRNMQQWTDASIGELVAMTSENPAKELGIFDRKGSIEAGKDADLVLIGSKQEVLLTMCRGEVAFQKTE, encoded by the coding sequence ATGCAAAGCACAGTACTGACAAATGCTCGTATTGTAACTGAACCAGTAATCGAAAACGGCTTTGTCTGGATAAAAGGTGAACGAATTTACAAGCTCGGAGACATGGAAGAATGCCCATCATTGGAAAAGTCAGATCTCGTTATTAATTGTGAAAAAGGAGAATGGGTCATCCCTGGCATGATTGATGTCCATATCCACGGTGCAGGCGGAAGTGATGTGATGGATGCAACACCGGACGCGCTTGAAACGATGACGAGACTCTTGCCTGAAGAGGGGACGACCTCTTTTTTAGCGACGACCTTAACGAGTTCAAAATCGAATATTGAAGCTGCTTTAAAAAATACGGCGGAATATGTCGATGGAAAAAATAAACCCGGCCAGGCAGAAATTGTCGGGATTCATTTAGAAGGTCCTTTTATCAATAAGGAGAAAAAAGGGGCACAGCCAGAGGAGCATATCATTGAACCAAACATAGATCTGTTTGATGAGTGGCAGCGTCTTTCTAATCATTTAATAAAATTAGTCACATTGGCACCCGAGCTGGATCGTGATCACGCGCTCGTTCGCCATTTAGTTAAAACCGGTGTGATCGCCTCGATGGGTCACACGAGTGCGGATTATGATGAGGTTCAGCATGCTGTTCAACACGGGTTGTCTCATGTTACCCATTTATACAATGCGATGACGGGAGTACATCATCGGGATCCTGGTGCAGCAGGAGCAGCCCTGATCATGGATGAACTGATGGTGGAAATCATAGCGGATGGGATCCATGCACATCCGGAAATGGCGAAGCTCGCTTTTCGGTCAAAGGGTTCCGGGAAAATCGTATTAATCACCGATTCGATGCGAGCAAAATGCTTGAAAAATGGCACGTATGATTTAGGGGGCCAAGCGGTTCATGTGGAAGATGGGCGGGCTGAACTTTCGAATGGATCATTGGCCGGCAGTGTATTGAAGCTGTCTGAAGGACGTCGGAATATGCAGCAATGGACAGACGCAAGTATTGGGGAGCTTGTAGCCATGACATCAGAAAATCCTGCCAAAGAATTAGGGATTTTTGATCGAAAGGGCTCGATTGAGGCAGGAAAAGATGCGGATCTCGTATTGATTGGAAGCAAACAAGAAGTTCTGTTGACAATGTGCAGAGGCGAAGTCGCTTTTCAAAAAACGGAGTAG
- a CDS encoding N-acetyltransferase family protein, translating to METKITFRLANEHDLGRIVEMLADDKLGNKRERYEQPLPECYLKAYQAIASDPNNELVVACHGNEVIGVQQITFTPYITHQGGWRATIEGVRTSSSERGKGVGTQLIRWAIQRARVRGCHLVQLTTDKKREEALHFYEHLGFNATHEGLKMKL from the coding sequence TTGGAGACAAAAATAACGTTTAGGTTAGCAAATGAACATGATTTAGGGCGAATCGTAGAAATGCTTGCTGATGATAAATTAGGAAATAAGAGAGAGCGTTACGAGCAACCACTCCCGGAATGTTACTTAAAAGCGTATCAGGCTATAGCATCTGACCCTAACAATGAGTTAGTCGTTGCTTGTCATGGAAATGAAGTTATCGGTGTGCAGCAAATTACATTTACACCCTATATAACACATCAAGGCGGATGGAGAGCGACAATTGAGGGAGTAAGGACATCATCTTCTGAACGTGGGAAAGGGGTAGGAACTCAACTGATTCGTTGGGCAATTCAACGGGCGAGAGTGCGTGGGTGTCACTTGGTTCAACTCACAACAGATAAAAAGCGGGAAGAAGCCTTGCATTTTTATGAACATTTAGGTTTTAATGCCACACACGAAGGCTTGAAAATGAAACTTTAA
- a CDS encoding C40 family peptidase, with protein sequence MNLVKKWIVVFLSIILVASLASNTAFAKSVQDYEPDTAYVDVAAATFWVEPDLLRPVDEPSATNPVDLHEWTSKMTYEEKLWLVGNLETQALLGSKVTILEERGDWMKVAAHEQPTPRNEFGYPGWVPKRQLTDGKSFGQMVDRLPFALVTEPTTWLYDDKGKSAKFMEISMNTRLPVLNENGDMVLVMTPSDGAKWLVKQDVDVYESKEDIRKPTAADMLETAKKFLGLPYLWAGMSGFGFDCSGFTHTVFKTNGITIPRDSSVQAKHGTPVARENLQPGDLIFFAYNNGEGRVHHVGMYIGDGKMIHSPNTSSTVRIDDYDAPGYGEEYAGARRYWD encoded by the coding sequence ATGAATCTCGTAAAGAAATGGATTGTTGTGTTCCTATCAATCATTCTTGTTGCGTCCTTGGCAAGTAATACGGCGTTTGCAAAAAGTGTACAAGATTATGAACCGGATACAGCGTATGTTGACGTTGCGGCGGCTACATTTTGGGTTGAGCCTGATCTTTTACGACCTGTAGATGAACCCTCCGCGACAAATCCAGTTGACTTACATGAATGGACAAGCAAGATGACATATGAAGAAAAGCTTTGGCTTGTCGGGAACCTGGAGACCCAGGCATTGCTCGGTTCAAAGGTTACCATTTTAGAAGAACGAGGAGACTGGATGAAAGTTGCCGCACATGAACAACCGACTCCGCGAAATGAATTCGGCTATCCAGGTTGGGTGCCGAAAAGGCAATTGACTGACGGAAAGTCATTTGGTCAAATGGTTGATCGTCTTCCATTCGCACTTGTTACAGAACCGACTACCTGGCTATATGATGACAAGGGAAAATCAGCAAAATTCATGGAAATCAGCATGAATACACGTCTTCCTGTTTTAAATGAAAACGGCGACATGGTTCTGGTGATGACACCGAGTGATGGGGCAAAATGGCTCGTAAAACAGGATGTAGATGTTTATGAGTCTAAAGAGGATATTCGAAAACCTACCGCGGCCGACATGCTCGAAACCGCAAAGAAATTCCTAGGCTTGCCTTATTTATGGGCGGGTATGTCTGGATTCGGATTTGACTGCTCCGGATTTACACATACCGTTTTTAAAACGAACGGAATTACGATCCCGCGTGACTCTTCTGTCCAAGCGAAACATGGGACACCGGTAGCCCGTGAAAACCTGCAGCCGGGCGATTTGATCTTCTTTGCTTATAACAATGGAGAAGGTCGTGTGCATCACGTGGGCATGTATATAGGAGACGGAAAAATGATCCATTCCCCGAACACGAGCAGCACCGTTCGAATCGATGATTACGATGCACCGGGTTACGGTGAGGAATATGCAGGCGCAAGAAGATACTGGGATTAA
- a CDS encoding SagB family peptide dehydrogenase, producing MSLEEFLHNLHFDINKVSPPDWEVDWEDAPLTYKLYRGLPVTPLSAEVPLSLDGKEEPNKLDLRGIGHFLWHVYGLNQFSQTVFAADSSDEATESIQSCRRFVPSGGGLYPNELYIYLKVEELPTGVYHYDVAHHRLVLLREGDFDCYIASSLGNRSDMSACFGTVFITTMFWKNFYKYNNFSYRLQGLDAGVLIGQLLEVSKRFCFDSGVYFQFLDRAVNHLIGLTEQEESVYAVIPLSVETGFSTNVSSADGVVYADELSRELPTIHTDHYVKSRTVLEYPMLTKMNEASMLESTESFCPSVSEESSPYDSQSLALPRMNRLSYDLSAICRKRFSPEMNFVLEKVSQSQLASLLQEAMSAFSYRNDLDGANLKKGSRVSLYGSFYNVEGIPNGAYYYDVASHSLQLIQSGDLRLPLQNGMSLDNVNLFQVPLCLHVSGNKGHYKKSLGYRGYRIQQMEAGMLVQRLLLAASAIGMGGHPLLGFDVNACDRIYKMESQRKTSLIQIPIGPYRQRAWLKGSLHN from the coding sequence ATGAGTCTAGAGGAATTTTTGCACAATCTGCATTTTGATATAAACAAGGTGAGTCCTCCAGATTGGGAAGTGGATTGGGAGGATGCACCGTTAACGTATAAGCTCTACCGCGGTTTACCTGTCACCCCGTTGTCAGCTGAGGTACCGCTTTCACTTGATGGGAAGGAGGAGCCTAACAAGCTGGACCTCCGCGGAATCGGACATTTCCTCTGGCACGTATACGGACTTAATCAATTTTCGCAGACGGTATTTGCTGCGGATTCATCAGACGAAGCGACGGAATCTATACAGTCCTGTCGGCGGTTTGTTCCTTCGGGTGGGGGGTTGTATCCGAATGAATTGTACATTTATCTGAAGGTGGAGGAATTACCGACTGGGGTTTACCATTATGATGTGGCACACCACCGCTTGGTTTTGTTACGAGAAGGCGATTTTGATTGCTATATAGCCAGTTCTCTCGGTAATCGCTCTGACATGTCTGCTTGTTTTGGTACGGTGTTTATCACGACAATGTTCTGGAAAAACTTTTACAAATATAATAACTTTTCGTACCGTCTTCAAGGGTTGGATGCTGGGGTATTGATCGGTCAGTTGCTCGAAGTGTCGAAACGGTTTTGCTTCGACTCCGGCGTATATTTCCAATTTCTTGATCGGGCTGTCAATCATCTGATTGGGCTGACCGAACAAGAGGAGAGTGTGTACGCGGTCATCCCTCTTTCGGTGGAGACTGGATTTAGCACAAACGTAAGTTCTGCAGATGGGGTTGTTTATGCTGACGAATTATCCCGAGAGCTGCCGACGATTCATACTGACCATTACGTCAAGTCTCGAACCGTTCTGGAATATCCGATGTTAACGAAGATGAATGAAGCGTCCATGCTGGAATCAACGGAATCCTTTTGTCCATCTGTGTCGGAGGAGAGTAGTCCATATGACAGTCAGTCACTAGCATTACCTCGTATGAATCGGTTATCGTATGATCTTTCTGCGATTTGCCGAAAGCGGTTTTCACCTGAAATGAATTTTGTGTTAGAAAAGGTAAGTCAATCGCAACTCGCTTCACTACTACAGGAGGCCATGTCTGCCTTCTCCTATCGGAATGATTTAGACGGCGCAAATTTAAAAAAAGGATCGCGAGTTTCTTTGTACGGTAGTTTTTACAATGTTGAAGGGATTCCGAATGGTGCGTATTACTATGATGTTGCTTCTCATTCACTGCAACTCATACAGTCTGGAGATTTACGGCTTCCATTGCAAAACGGGATGTCTCTAGATAATGTGAATTTGTTTCAAGTTCCGCTTTGCTTACACGTTTCTGGGAATAAGGGTCACTACAAAAAGTCTTTGGGGTACAGAGGATATCGCATCCAACAAATGGAGGCGGGGATGCTCGTGCAACGATTACTGTTAGCGGCTTCAGCGATCGGGATGGGAGGTCACCCGCTACTCGGGTTTGATGTGAATGCATGTGATAGGATATATAAGATGGAATCTCAACGAAAAACGAGTCTGATCCAAATCCCAATAGGCCCATACAGACAGCGGGCTTGGCTAAAAGGTAGTCTGCATAACTAA
- a CDS encoding DEAD/DEAH box helicase, with product MNELKDFTALGLKQGHIEKLHKQRITAPTQIQQEAIPLLRMGKDVIAQAQTGSGKTIAFLLPILEKIDPESTHVQALIIAPTRELAIQITADLERISDDDNVLAVYGGQDVDQQIRRLSGAIQIVIGTPGRLLDHIRRGTIDLSNVSMLVLDEADQMLHIGFLKEVESIIDVTPTTRQTALFSATISSEIQELGRTYMNNPHSIQVQAESKVVEDIEQFVVETTDRQKQQALCKTIKELQPFLAIIFCRTKRRVSKLNENLLSQGYLTDELHGGLSQTKREDAMQRFREAKVHLLIATDVAARGLDVEGVTHIFNYDVPQDVESYIHRIGRTGRAGETGVAVTFIAPKDRTAIDMIEKGIGNKIPRKTIDVKQTPFSNHGRKAKRGR from the coding sequence GTGAACGAATTGAAGGATTTCACAGCGTTAGGTTTAAAACAGGGGCATATTGAAAAATTACATAAACAGAGAATTACCGCACCAACACAAATACAGCAGGAAGCGATTCCGCTGTTACGCATGGGGAAGGACGTTATTGCACAAGCACAGACTGGATCTGGGAAAACCATTGCCTTTTTACTGCCGATTCTTGAAAAAATAGATCCTGAGAGTACGCATGTCCAAGCGCTGATCATTGCACCGACACGTGAGCTTGCAATTCAAATTACAGCAGATTTAGAGCGGATTTCAGATGATGATAACGTTCTTGCCGTTTACGGCGGCCAGGATGTCGACCAGCAAATTCGACGATTGAGCGGTGCGATTCAGATTGTGATCGGAACACCTGGGAGGCTGCTTGACCATATTCGGAGAGGGACGATTGATTTATCGAACGTTTCGATGCTTGTTTTGGATGAAGCAGATCAAATGTTGCATATCGGGTTTTTAAAAGAGGTGGAGTCGATCATTGATGTGACACCAACCACCCGGCAGACTGCACTTTTTTCCGCAACGATTTCAAGTGAGATACAAGAGCTGGGACGCACCTATATGAATAATCCTCACTCCATTCAAGTGCAAGCAGAGTCTAAGGTCGTCGAAGATATTGAGCAGTTTGTTGTAGAAACGACCGACCGACAAAAGCAACAGGCACTTTGTAAAACGATAAAGGAGCTTCAGCCGTTTTTGGCGATCATTTTTTGCCGAACAAAACGTCGAGTCAGCAAGCTGAACGAGAATTTACTTTCGCAAGGGTATTTGACAGATGAACTACATGGTGGTTTATCCCAAACGAAGCGAGAGGACGCCATGCAACGATTCCGTGAAGCGAAGGTCCATCTACTGATTGCGACAGATGTGGCAGCTCGGGGATTGGACGTCGAGGGAGTCACTCATATTTTTAACTATGATGTCCCACAGGATGTTGAGAGCTACATCCATCGTATTGGCAGGACCGGAAGAGCAGGAGAAACGGGTGTTGCGGTTACATTCATTGCCCCGAAGGATCGAACAGCGATTGACATGATTGAAAAAGGGATCGGGAATAAGATACCTCGCAAAACCATTGATGTGAAGCAAACTCCTTTTTCCAATCATGGTCGGAAAGCGAAGCGGGGTCGATAA
- a CDS encoding DUF3870 domain-containing protein → MHSESTIYIIGDAKTASNNPITQKYNAFFIGLVIDRENGLIVDADCSSTIPLTSKFVKSLFIGKSIEDVESVSRTIETRYFGSSQKALVVAFKNASIKYQQICQQ, encoded by the coding sequence ATGCATAGCGAATCTACCATTTATATAATCGGAGATGCGAAAACAGCGTCCAATAATCCGATTACTCAAAAATACAATGCATTTTTTATCGGACTTGTCATCGATCGAGAAAATGGATTGATTGTCGATGCTGACTGCTCCTCAACCATTCCTCTCACATCGAAATTCGTCAAATCGCTTTTCATCGGGAAATCTATCGAGGATGTAGAAAGTGTTTCCAGAACGATTGAGACCCGTTATTTCGGCTCGTCCCAAAAGGCATTAGTCGTAGCATTCAAAAATGCTAGCATTAAATATCAACAAATTTGTCAACAATAG
- the nagE gene encoding N-acetylglucosamine-specific PTS transporter subunit IIBC: MLGFLQRIGKSLMLPIAIMPAAALLLRLGQDDMLGISFVAAAGGAIFDNLPILFAIGVAIGLSKDGNGAAGLAGAIGYFVLTQGTKAIDENIEMAFLGGILSGVVAGLLYNRFHETKLPDWLGFFGGRRFVPIITAGVMVILAGIFGFIWPPIQEVINALGQWIIDAGAAGVGIYGVVNRLLIPLGLHHVINSLVWFVFGEYNGATGDLHRFFAGDPDAGIFMAGFFPIMMFGLPAACFAMIAAAKREQKKAVTGMLAGLAFTSFLTGITEPIEFSFMFLSPLLYGVHALLTGSSMVVTYILDIHHGFGFSAGAIDFFLNLGLAQGEWVLFLIGLIYGALYFVLFYFLIVKLDLKTPGREDEEERISEDALQEHGHLDQPSGSKYDTMAYHFLKALGGQDNIKGIDNCATRLRLQVTDMGRINERDLKKHGAKGVMKVNNTNLQVIVGTNVEFVATSMQRQMEKGTTAHQPVSNETDQIKTNTTKSKLGENDFSVPIDGKIIPITEVDDPTFSEKMMGDGFAIEPTGSTVYSPVDGKVVNLFPTKHAIGIESDQGYEILIHVGLDTVDLKGQGFQSYVKSGDEVKKGQKLLDLDLSYIRSNARSAVIPIVFTNLDDQGRIVLKKMGYARQGDIGIIEIQ; the protein is encoded by the coding sequence ATGCTTGGATTTTTGCAGCGTATTGGTAAGTCGCTTATGCTTCCGATTGCCATCATGCCTGCTGCAGCCCTTTTGCTGCGGCTAGGGCAAGATGACATGTTAGGTATTTCATTCGTAGCGGCAGCTGGTGGCGCCATCTTTGATAACCTGCCGATATTATTTGCGATTGGGGTTGCCATCGGATTATCAAAGGATGGAAACGGAGCTGCAGGTCTCGCTGGAGCGATTGGTTACTTTGTATTGACCCAAGGGACTAAGGCTATTGATGAGAATATCGAAATGGCATTTCTTGGCGGGATTTTATCAGGTGTCGTAGCAGGGCTCCTCTACAACCGCTTTCATGAAACGAAGCTTCCGGATTGGCTCGGATTCTTTGGCGGAAGGCGGTTTGTTCCGATCATAACAGCAGGGGTAATGGTCATACTTGCAGGTATTTTCGGCTTCATTTGGCCGCCGATCCAAGAGGTGATCAATGCCTTAGGCCAATGGATCATCGATGCAGGTGCTGCTGGTGTCGGAATTTACGGTGTTGTGAATCGATTGCTGATACCGTTAGGATTGCATCATGTAATCAATAGCCTTGTCTGGTTCGTATTCGGGGAATATAACGGAGCGACTGGTGACTTACACCGTTTCTTTGCCGGCGACCCAGACGCGGGGATCTTTATGGCAGGCTTCTTCCCGATCATGATGTTTGGTCTTCCTGCAGCCTGTTTTGCGATGATTGCTGCAGCTAAAAGGGAACAGAAGAAGGCGGTCACAGGAATGTTGGCCGGGCTTGCCTTTACTTCATTTCTGACTGGGATAACTGAGCCGATCGAGTTCTCATTCATGTTCTTATCTCCATTGCTTTATGGGGTGCATGCATTATTGACGGGAAGCTCGATGGTTGTCACCTACATCCTTGATATCCATCATGGTTTCGGGTTTTCGGCGGGAGCGATCGACTTTTTCTTGAACCTCGGTCTTGCTCAAGGTGAATGGGTGCTCTTTTTAATCGGACTAATATATGGAGCTCTTTATTTTGTCCTCTTCTATTTCTTGATCGTCAAATTGGATTTGAAGACACCTGGCCGTGAGGATGAAGAAGAGAGGATTTCAGAGGACGCTCTTCAAGAGCATGGTCACTTAGATCAGCCATCTGGAAGTAAATATGACACGATGGCCTATCACTTTTTAAAAGCGTTAGGCGGACAAGACAACATCAAAGGGATTGACAATTGTGCGACCCGCCTCCGGCTACAGGTTACAGACATGGGACGAATCAATGAAAGGGACTTGAAAAAGCACGGTGCAAAAGGAGTAATGAAGGTCAACAATACGAATCTACAGGTGATTGTCGGCACGAATGTTGAATTTGTAGCGACATCGATGCAACGACAGATGGAAAAGGGAACAACAGCACATCAGCCTGTATCGAATGAAACGGATCAAATCAAAACTAATACGACAAAATCGAAACTCGGGGAAAATGATTTTTCGGTACCTATTGATGGAAAAATAATTCCTATAACGGAAGTGGACGACCCGACATTTTCGGAAAAAATGATGGGCGACGGTTTTGCAATCGAACCGACTGGGTCAACCGTCTATTCACCTGTCGATGGAAAGGTCGTCAACTTGTTCCCGACGAAACATGCAATCGGAATCGAATCGGACCAAGGTTATGAAATCCTCATCCACGTCGGATTGGATACAGTGGACTTGAAGGGGCAAGGCTTTCAAAGCTATGTTAAATCAGGGGACGAGGTCAAGAAAGGTCAAAAGCTGCTGGATCTCGACCTATCGTATATTCGAAGCAATGCCCGTTCAGCTGTAATTCCCATCGTCTTTACGAATCTGGATGATCAAGGGAGAATAGTTCTTAAGAAAATGGGCTACGCAAGGCAAGGAGACATAGGAATCATCGAAATTCAATAA
- a CDS encoding DUF819 domain-containing protein: MIQDGMMYVSVLLVITAVIAITEKRSHSKFFKYVPGIVLIYLAGALLQTFGVFADSESNDAAYGMVRGLLLPAMLMLMLLHCDLRKIIRLGPKMLGAFFAASFSIVAGFTITYILLKGFYATDTWKAFAALSASWTGGSANMVILQDILKVPESIFGYALIMDTVNYSFWVMFMFWLVPFAGVFNRWTKSNSTYLDQVSAEISATTEENEQSGIGFVEMLSLLALAIFVSVLGAKLGNNLPELGTAVNSTTWTIIFASLVGIILAMTKVAKVPGSLEISKVMLYIVIALIASHADFSQLFQAPIYIISGFMILFFHGIFMFLLAKVFKLDLFTLGVASLANIGGVASAPILAGAFHRSLIPIGILMAVLGSLLGTYFGILTANILSAL, translated from the coding sequence ATGATTCAGGATGGAATGATGTACGTCAGTGTATTATTAGTCATTACCGCTGTCATTGCCATTACGGAAAAGCGGAGCCATTCAAAGTTTTTCAAGTATGTGCCGGGTATCGTATTGATCTACCTGGCAGGAGCATTGTTACAAACATTCGGTGTCTTCGCTGACTCAGAATCGAACGATGCAGCATACGGGATGGTAAGAGGACTACTGTTACCAGCAATGCTGATGCTTATGCTGCTGCATTGTGATCTGCGGAAAATCATCCGACTTGGACCGAAAATGCTTGGGGCATTCTTTGCCGCCTCCTTTAGCATAGTTGCAGGATTTACGATTACATACATCTTGCTAAAAGGGTTCTACGCCACGGACACTTGGAAAGCATTTGCAGCCCTCAGCGCAAGCTGGACGGGTGGTTCGGCTAATATGGTGATTCTCCAAGATATTCTTAAAGTACCTGAAAGCATCTTCGGTTACGCCTTGATCATGGATACAGTGAACTATTCTTTTTGGGTGATGTTCATGTTTTGGCTCGTCCCATTCGCAGGCGTTTTCAACCGTTGGACAAAATCCAATTCGACGTATCTCGATCAAGTTTCAGCAGAAATTTCCGCCACGACTGAGGAAAATGAACAATCCGGGATCGGTTTTGTCGAAATGCTCAGCCTTTTGGCATTGGCCATTTTCGTTTCAGTACTCGGGGCGAAACTCGGAAATAATTTGCCTGAGCTCGGAACAGCCGTCAATAGCACGACTTGGACGATCATTTTTGCATCTCTAGTCGGAATCATACTCGCAATGACAAAAGTGGCGAAGGTTCCTGGTTCGTTGGAAATTTCGAAAGTGATGCTATATATCGTCATTGCATTGATTGCTTCCCATGCTGATTTTTCACAGCTTTTCCAAGCACCGATCTACATCATCTCAGGGTTCATGATCTTATTCTTCCATGGTATTTTCATGTTCCTCTTAGCAAAAGTATTTAAGCTTGATTTATTTACATTGGGAGTGGCTTCACTTGCAAACATTGGCGGGGTAGCGTCTGCACCGATTTTAGCAGGTGCATTCCATCGCTCCTTGATTCCAATCGGTATCTTAATGGCGGTGCTCGGCAGTTTACTTGGGACCTACTTCGGTATCCTGACCGCAAACATTTTGTCAGCCCTGTAA